From the genome of Pectobacterium atrosepticum:
ATCAGTCAGCTATGCATCCCTTTCACCCTGAATGAACACGAGCTCGATCAGCTCGACAACATCATTGAAAGGAAGAAGCCTATCCAGAAGGGGCAAGCGCTGTTTAAAGCAGGTGATGAGCTGAGATCGCTGTACGCCATCCGCTCCGGTACGATAAAAAGCTACACCATCACCGAGCAAGGCGACGAGCAGATCACGGGTTTTCATCTGGCAGGCGATTTGGTTGGCTTTGACGCTATCGGTACCGCTCAGCACCCAAGTTTCGCTCAGGCGCTGGAAACCTCAATGGTCTGTGAAATCCCTTTCGAGACGCTGGACGATCTCTCAGGGAAAATGCCTAACCTGCGCCAGCAGATGATGCGCCTGATGAGCGGTGAAATCCGTGGCGATCAGGACATGATTCTGCTGCTGTCGAAGAAGAATGCTGAAGAACGTCTGGCTGCATTTGTCTACAACCTCTCCCGCCGTTTCGCTCAGCGTGGTTTCTCACCACGTGAATTCCGTCTGACCATGACGCGCGGTGATATCGGTAACTATCTGGGGCTGACCGTTGAAACCATCAGCCGTCTGCTGGGGCGTTTCCAGAAAAGCGGTACACTGGCAGTAAAAGGGAAATACATCACGATCGAGAATATTGATGCGCTTTCCGAATTAGCCGGGTCTTCACGTAAATAGTCTTTCCAGCCTAACTATTTGACGCTGCCACTGTTTTACTGTGGCAGCGTCAACGTTCTATCCTCCCTGCCCGCGTCGTTCGTGATATTTCTTATTTTTTTATTCTGCGGCTTATCTCTGTTGTCCAAATAGATCCCATTGCGGTACTCTTGATTTACAGGCTGTGGAATAACAGCTGTTTGGAGGCGCTATGGCAAAGTATCAGAATTTACTGGTAGCTATTGACCCAAATCAGGATGACCAACCAGCACTGCGTCGGGCAGTTTACCTGGTTCAGCGACTTGGCGGCCGTATCAAGGCATTTCTGCCGATCTATGATTTCTCTTATGAAATGACGACTCTGCTTTCCCCCGATGACCGGGTGGAAATGCGTCAAGGTGTTATTCAGCAACGGACGGAGTGGATTGAGGAACAGTGTCAACACTACCTTGAAGCGGGCGTTTCGATAGAGATCAAAGTGGTCTGGCACAATAAACCCTTTGAAGCCATTATTCGGGAAGTGATTTCCGGGCAACATGACCTACTCTTGAAAATGGCCCATCAGCACGATCGACTGGAAGCCGTGATCTTTACCCCTACAGACTGGCAATTACTGCGCAAATGCCCTTGCCCTGTATGGATGGTAAAAGATCAACCTTGGCCAGCCGAAGGCCGCGCATTGGTTGCGGTCAATCTGGCCAGCGAAGATCCTTATCACGATCCACTCAATATCAAATTGGTATCGGAAACACTGGAACTGGCACAGCAGGTTGACCAAACCGAGGTTCATCTGGTTGGTGCCTACCCGGTTACCCCCATCAATATCGCCATTGAATTGCCTGATTTCGATCCTAGCGTCTACAACGATGCGATTCGAGGGCAACACCTGATTGCCATGAAATCGCTACGGCAGAAGTTTAGTTTGGATGAGCGCGTGACGCACGTAGAAAAAGGGCTGCCAGAAGAAGTGATTCCCGACCTGGCGGAGCATTTGCAGGCAGGCGTCGTGGTGTTAGGGTCGCTGGGTCGAACCGGCCTTTCCGCCGCCTTTATCGGCAACACCGTCGAGCATGTTATCGATCATTTGAAGTGCGACCTGTTGGCGATCAAACCCGATGACTTCGTTTCGCCGATTACACAGGAAGACAGCGACAACAGCTGACCTCATGTTTCATCACGTTCGAATCGAATAATGCCAGCCTCAGTGCTGGCATTATTTTTGCCAATGTTATGCGACGCACATGCAGCGTAAAGTATGACGAGTAAAGCTTATTTTCAGATGTAAAAAAGAGATGTAAAAAAGGGGCGATATTCGCCCCTTTCGTTGTCAGTCGAAAACCACCTCTGAGGAGGTGGCTTTCACTTATTACAGCGCTTTCAAAATCGCCTCGACGCTGTCTTTGGCATCGCCAAACAGCATCTGCGTGTTCTCTTTAAAGAACAGCGGATTCTGTACGCCAGCGTAGCCGGTATTCATGGAACGCTTAAACACGATAACATTCTGCGCTTTCCACACTTCCAGCACTGGCATGCCAGCAATTGGGCTATGTGGATCTTCTTGCGCCGCTGGGTTAACGGTGTCATTCGCGCCAATGACCAGAACGGTGTCGGTGTCGGTGAAATCATCGTTAATTTCATCCATTTCCAGCACGATGTCGTAAGGCACTCTCGCTTCGGCTAACAGCACGTTCATATGTCCAGGCAAACGCCCTGCAACCGGGTGAATACCAAAGCGGACATTGATACCACGCGCACGCAGTTTTGCAGTGATGTCATGCACAGGGTATTGTGCCTGTGCTACGGCCATACCGTATCCCGGTGTGATAATGACCGAGGTTGAGTTCTTGAGTAAATCAGCCACGTCTTCCGCTGAAGCCTCACGATATTCCCCAACCTCTTCGCTCTCACTGGTGGAAACGCCATCGGTACCAAAACCACCGGCAATCACGCTGAAAAAGGAACGGTTCATCGCCTTACACATGATGTAAGACAGAATCGCACCAGAAGAACCCACCAAAGCACCGGTCACGATCAACAGGTCATTGCCCAGCATGAAGCCTGCCGCTGCTGCCGCCCAACCAGAGTAGGAGTTCAGCATGGAAACGACTACTGGCATGTCCGCACCGCCAATCGATGCAACCAGATGCCAGCCAAATACCAGAGCAATCGCTGTCATCAGAATCAGCGCCAACACCTGCAACGCTACGCTTCCCGTGTTGACGAAAACCAACAGCAGCAGGAAGGATACGACCAGCGCCGCCAGATTCATTTTATGGCGATGAGGCAACATCAACGGTTTGGAAGAAATATTACCGCGCAGTTTACCGAACGCGATAACTGAACCCGTGAAGGTCACAGCACCGATGAAGATACCCAGGAAGACTTCCGTCAAATGGATATTGACCATCACCGGGTCGGTGATTTCACCATGATCGAGAAAACTGTTAAAACCAACCAGCACCGCAGCCATCCCCACAAAACTGTGAAGAATAGCGACCAACTCTGGCATTTCGGTCATTTCAACCTTACGCGCCAGATAAATACCGATTGACCCACCGATCGCCATAGCCACGATGATCCAACCAACGTTGCCGGAATCAGGCCCCAGAATCGTCGCGATCAGTGCAAGTGCCATCCCGCTGATACCAAAGATGTTCCCTTGTTGCGACGTTTCGTGCTTGGATAATCCAGCCAAACTGAAAATAAAGAGAATTGCGGCAACAATGTATGCAGCAGTTACTAATCCACCAGACATGTGTTACCCCTTAGTTTTTACGGAACATTTTCAGCATGCGCTGAGTCACGGTGAAGCCACCGAAAATATTGATGCTGGCAATCAATACAGCAATGAATGAGAAGAATGACACCCATCCGCCGTGACCGATTTGCAACAATGCTCCGACAACGATAATGCCTGATATCGCGTTAGTGACTGACATCAATGGTGTGTGCAACGCGTGGCTGACATTCCAGACAACGTAATAGCCCACCACGCAGGACAACGCAAAAACAGTAAAGTGGGACAAGAACTCTTTAGGTGCGACATTTGCCAGCCAGCCAAACAGCAGAATAGCGATCACAAGGAATGCATATTTCTTCCACGGTGATGTTGGCTTGGCTTCTACCTTCACAGCCGCAGCGGCAGGTTTCGCCTGCTGTGGCTGAGCAGAAACCTGAATCGGCGGAGCTGGCCAGGTGATTTCGCCTTCTTTAACAACGGTCACACCGCGAATCACGGTGTCGTCAAAATCGACGTCGATTTCGCCGTTTTTCTCTTTGCAGAGTAATTTCAGCAGGTTAACCAAGTTCGTGCCGTAAAGCTGCGAGGATTGTGTCGGCAAACGGCTGGGTAAATCGGTGTAACCGATAATTTTGACGCCGTTTTGCGTCACCGTCACGCGGTCGGCAACGGTCAATTCGCAGTTTCCGCCCGTTTGCGCGGCCAAATCGACGATCACGCTGCCGGGCTTCATGCTCAGCACCATCTCTTTGGTGATCAGGCGTGGAGCCGGTTTCCCTGGGATCAGTGCGGTAGTGACGATAATGTCGACGTCTTTCGCCTGTGCGGCAAACAGTTCCATTTCCGCTTTGATAAAGGCTTCAGACATGACTTTGGCATAGCCGTCGCCGCTGCCAGCTTCTTCTTCAAAGTCGAGTTCGAGGAACTCGGCACCCATACTCTTAACCTGCTCTTTTACTTCAGGGCGGGTGTCAAAAGCACGAACGATAGCACCTAGGCTGCCAGCAGCACCGATCGCGGCCAAACCTGCCACACCCGCGCCGATAATCATGACTTTGGCAGGAGGAACCTTACCTGCTGCGGTAATTTGCCCAGTAAAGAAGCGGCCAAATTCGTGAGCAGCCTCAACGATAGCGCGATAGCCTGCGATGTTAGCCATCGAGCTGAGCGCATCCAGTGACTGCGCTCGCGAAATACGCGGCACGGAATCCATTGCCATTACCGTCACTTGACGGGCAGCCAGCTTCTCCAGCAGTTCTGGGTTTTGTGCTGGCCAGATAAAGCTGACAACCGTACTGCCCGCACGGGTCAGTTCGATTTCATCATCCTGCGGCGCGTTTACCTTCAGGACGATATCAGATTGCCAGACTTCTGAACTGTCAACAATTGACGCACCGACTTCTTCATATGCCGCATCGTCAAAACTTGCCAGTTTTCCCGCTTCACGTTCTATCGAGACCGTAAAGCCCAGTTTCAGCAGTTGTTCAACCGTTTTCGGCGTCGCTGCAACACGGGCTTCATTGGTCAACCGCTCTCTTGGTACACCAATACGCATGCTGATACCCTTTTCGCTTATTTTTAACGAAGGTTATTATTCTCACCCTACTCTGTTATACGAATTCGCCGAGACCTGCTGCACTCTGAATCCCCGCATTCACACGGTAGGAAGAGGGTCTTATCATCTTCTTGCTACACGCTTTTCTGGGGCGTCTCACTGTAGGCGAACTCATTTATAACGTACTGAAAATGTGATCGATGATCCATAAATAAAATGAATTTCACAGAAAAGCCGAGTTATCACAGGTTCCATCAGCCTTTCTTGGTCGAAAATCATGCTCTTCTCTGTCTTTTGTAGCATTATTACAGAAGTATTTTTCTGTTCTGTTTCACAAAAACGATGTGTTACAAGGTTGTTAATGCGATAAGCCACATAAATATCCCTTATGATGTCAAAACAATCATTAACCGTTATTATTAGCACTTTTCTTGTTCCCAGCCGAAGTATCACGGCTTTTCAGCACCGCTGAAAATGCTAAAGCACAAGAATTTATTCCGTGCGATAATCAGCCCTATTCCGTTACAGGTTGATTGCTATACCTTAAATAATTCGAGTTGCAGGAAGGCGAAAGGATTTTTTATGAAGCTGAAGACTACTGTTATTGCATCTACATTGTTGTTATCACTCTCGGCATTTTCAGCGCAGGCTGCACAGGAACTTACACCTGAGCAGGCAGAATCCCTGCAACCCTTTGAGCGGATTACGTTTAAAGGACGTTTCAACGCAATCAATGAAGCGGTAGCCGCGGCATCAAAACGCGCCGACAAATTGGGTGCCCAGTCGTTCTATGTGCAAGCTATGGATGACGCTAATTCGAGCGGTAACTGGAATGTTACTGTCGATCTATATCGCAAAGATGCGCCAAAGGCGAATCAGGATACCCAATTCCGCACGTTCTACGGTGTAAAAGAGCTGCCGAAAGATGTCGCTTACGGGTTGGAACCTTATGACACGGTAACCGTTGGTGGATTCTTCCGTAGCCAGCCGGATGTGAATGATGCGATTGCGAAAGCAGCAAAAGAGAAAAACGCCGATTCATTCTATATCGTCCGTCAGGTTGATGTGAACTCGAATAGCGCCAATCAAAAAGTCACTGCATATATTTATAAAGCCGACGCACCGAAGCGCCAAACCCAGAGTACGGACGTGATTCCAGCAGATTCTGATGCGGGACGCGCTGCGCTTGCTGCGGGTGGTGCGGAAGCTGCTAAGGTAGAAATCCCAGGTGTCGCCAACTCAGGTAGCCCTAGCCGTAACGTAGGTAACTTCTTTGAAACGCAGTCATCAAAAGGTGGACGTTACACGGTAACGTTGTCTGATGGCACACAAATTCAAGAACTAAACAATGCCACGGCGGCGCAGATGGTACCTTTCGACTCCATTCAGTTCCGCGGCAACTACACCAATATGACACAGGTGTCTGAAGCAGTGGCTAAACGCGCAGGCGAGAAAGGGGCCAAATACTACCACGTCACCAGACAGTGGGAAGGTAAAGGCAACAACCTCACGATTAGCGCCGATCTCTATAAATAACAGCAATCGCACAGTGTCGTAGAAATCAGCGAGCTGTTATAAGACAAAAAACCCGCGATATCGCGTAATGCCGATCAGTTAAGGATCAGTTGATCGATCCAGTGCTGTGTAAGAATCCGTAGTCTTCATGGAAGATTACGGATTTTTTATGCAACTATCTCAGGCTCTCAACGTTATTTCCCAGTATGACACTCTGCGTAATCCCCTCTCCACCCTGGCTGAGGTCCTCGACCCCGAACTTGTCGCGCGCTGCCTTGAAGAAGCTGGGACCGTCACGCTGCGTAAACGCAGACTCACTACCGACATGATGGTCTGGTGCCTTATTGGTATAGCGCTTGAAAGAAAAGAACCACTACATCAGATAGTTAACCGACTGGATATCCTCCCCCCCGGTAACCGTCCCTTCGTCGCACCCAGCGCAGTGGTACAGGCGCGACAGCGTCTGGGTAGTGAGGCTGTCAGGCTTGTTTTTGAACAGACTGCTGACCTCTGGAACCGGCAAACAAACCATCCCCACTGGGGCGGGCTGACCCTGCTGGCTGTCGATGGTGTCATCTGGCGCACGCCTGATACGCCTGAAAACGACACCGCAGGCGCGGAAAAAATGGCCACATCTGGCTGAAAAAATAGCAGTACGGATGACTGAACGTGAAATCAAAGGAAAAACAATCCGCTTCCTGACCTCAATGACGGATCCAATGCGCTGGCCGGGTAAAGAAATAGCCGATCTGTACAGCTACCGGTGGGGAGCCTTGCACAAGGCCTGTCCGATCAAGATCAGCAAGCTGCTCATGGACAACGGCAAGGAGTTCACGGATCGCTTGTTTGCCAGCCGCGAGCGTGAGCCCAGCGGCAATCATGAGTTTGATCAGTTGTGCAAGGAATTGAGCATCGAGCACCGCCTGACCCGACCCAGAACGCCCAAGACCAACGGGATGGTGGAGCGCTTCAACGGGCGTATTGCGGATGTGCTCAAGACCCACAGGTTCAACAACAGTGAAGACCTGGAGCAGACGTTGATGCGTTACACGGCGCTTTACAACCATCAGTTGCCGCAGACGGTCTTGAAGAGTAAGACACCGCTGCAAACCATGAAGCAGTGGCACCAGTCACATTTGTTCCACAGACGTCCTTATGATCGTCCTAAAAGAACTTTATTTTGTCGGTCGTTGGACATGATTTTCTCCGGTGGCGGTTGCTCTTAATCTGCAGGAACCCCGCGCATCGTTGCTTGTGACGCAGGACTACTTCAGTTTCACTTGAGGCAGCGAAGACGGGTCGAAGCCGTTCAACTTGATGGTTCCCAAAGTTTGGCTTGAGAGATTGATCTGCTTCTTGCGGCCGGTCTTTGTGTCGCTGACGCCACGCACAGCCTCGTGCAAGACCCAGCCGTTGATTTCGGGCGCGTACTTGAAGTGAAATTCATTCCACCAGTGTTCCCGGGACCCGCCTTCCGTGACCACAGTGAAACGCCCGGGAGCCACACGTGAATAGCTATAGGGGTCTCCCGCAGCGCCCCCGCACCGGGCGCACGGAACGATCTTGTCGTTCTGGGCGAGCGTTCTCAACTGCCCTTGTCCATCGCGTGCCACTAGCAACAATGTGCGCGACGGGCCTTCCCGTGCACTCGGATCACTGCTGGCAGGGCGCTCAAGTACGACCAGTGCTGCAGCGTTGCCTTGGCCAGTGAGATCGCCAATCTGGGCATCCAGCAGTTTGGACCCGTCGGCAGTC
Proteins encoded in this window:
- a CDS encoding DUF1471 domain-containing protein, which codes for MKLKTTVIASTLLLSLSAFSAQAAQELTPEQAESLQPFERITFKGRFNAINEAVAAASKRADKLGAQSFYVQAMDDANSSGNWNVTVDLYRKDAPKANQDTQFRTFYGVKELPKDVAYGLEPYDTVTVGGFFRSQPDVNDAIAKAAKEKNADSFYIVRQVDVNSNSANQKVTAYIYKADAPKRQTQSTDVIPADSDAGRAALAAGGAEAAKVEIPGVANSGSPSRNVGNFFETQSSKGGRYTVTLSDGTQIQELNNATAAQMVPFDSIQFRGNYTNMTQVSEAVAKRAGEKGAKYYHVTRQWEGKGNNLTISADLYK
- a CDS encoding Re/Si-specific NAD(P)(+) transhydrogenase subunit beta, producing the protein MSGGLVTAAYIVAAILFIFSLAGLSKHETSQQGNIFGISGMALALIATILGPDSGNVGWIIVAMAIGGSIGIYLARKVEMTEMPELVAILHSFVGMAAVLVGFNSFLDHGEITDPVMVNIHLTEVFLGIFIGAVTFTGSVIAFGKLRGNISSKPLMLPHRHKMNLAALVVSFLLLLVFVNTGSVALQVLALILMTAIALVFGWHLVASIGGADMPVVVSMLNSYSGWAAAAAGFMLGNDLLIVTGALVGSSGAILSYIMCKAMNRSFFSVIAGGFGTDGVSTSESEEVGEYREASAEDVADLLKNSTSVIITPGYGMAVAQAQYPVHDITAKLRARGINVRFGIHPVAGRLPGHMNVLLAEARVPYDIVLEMDEINDDFTDTDTVLVIGANDTVNPAAQEDPHSPIAGMPVLEVWKAQNVIVFKRSMNTGYAGVQNPLFFKENTQMLFGDAKDSVEAILKAL
- the uspE gene encoding universal stress protein UspE yields the protein MAKYQNLLVAIDPNQDDQPALRRAVYLVQRLGGRIKAFLPIYDFSYEMTTLLSPDDRVEMRQGVIQQRTEWIEEQCQHYLEAGVSIEIKVVWHNKPFEAIIREVISGQHDLLLKMAHQHDRLEAVIFTPTDWQLLRKCPCPVWMVKDQPWPAEGRALVAVNLASEDPYHDPLNIKLVSETLELAQQVDQTEVHLVGAYPVTPINIAIELPDFDPSVYNDAIRGQHLIAMKSLRQKFSLDERVTHVEKGLPEEVIPDLAEHLQAGVVVLGSLGRTGLSAAFIGNTVEHVIDHLKCDLLAIKPDDFVSPITQEDSDNS
- the pntA gene encoding Re/Si-specific NAD(P)(+) transhydrogenase subunit alpha produces the protein MRIGVPRERLTNEARVAATPKTVEQLLKLGFTVSIEREAGKLASFDDAAYEEVGASIVDSSEVWQSDIVLKVNAPQDDEIELTRAGSTVVSFIWPAQNPELLEKLAARQVTVMAMDSVPRISRAQSLDALSSMANIAGYRAIVEAAHEFGRFFTGQITAAGKVPPAKVMIIGAGVAGLAAIGAAGSLGAIVRAFDTRPEVKEQVKSMGAEFLELDFEEEAGSGDGYAKVMSEAFIKAEMELFAAQAKDVDIIVTTALIPGKPAPRLITKEMVLSMKPGSVIVDLAAQTGGNCELTVADRVTVTQNGVKIIGYTDLPSRLPTQSSQLYGTNLVNLLKLLCKEKNGEIDVDFDDTVIRGVTVVKEGEITWPAPPIQVSAQPQQAKPAAAAVKVEAKPTSPWKKYAFLVIAILLFGWLANVAPKEFLSHFTVFALSCVVGYYVVWNVSHALHTPLMSVTNAISGIIVVGALLQIGHGGWVSFFSFIAVLIASINIFGGFTVTQRMLKMFRKN
- the fnr gene encoding fumarate/nitrate reduction transcriptional regulator Fnr, which translates into the protein MIPEKRIIRRIQSGGCAIHCQDCSISQLCIPFTLNEHELDQLDNIIERKKPIQKGQALFKAGDELRSLYAIRSGTIKSYTITEQGDEQITGFHLAGDLVGFDAIGTAQHPSFAQALETSMVCEIPFETLDDLSGKMPNLRQQMMRLMSGEIRGDQDMILLLSKKNAEERLAAFVYNLSRRFAQRGFSPREFRLTMTRGDIGNYLGLTVETISRLLGRFQKSGTLAVKGKYITIENIDALSELAGSSRK